One region of Metallosphaera sedula DSM 5348 genomic DNA includes:
- a CDS encoding phosphate signaling complex PhoU family protein, whose product MEVRRVQKFGKSTLMVSLPADWVKEVSLNPGESIYLEVDEDGSLKVYPPNLKTENAPREMKVKISVTTSPELVTRIIYSLYILGFDRILIETTNGPFNEDLLRKIKETARSLIGLEIVSQDVTSIQIQSFLDPTKYNIGSLINRLTNTLKQMLHYLNLGIREASRTFLQEVVELEKEVDRLYYLSLRQLLLAQVNRSLAYMIGVKRIQIVGNRILMKAAEEAADEISEAANDLLSLHPEDLALLKMSWDKMDMLIDQTAVVIDHVVKVLNKEDIKLVNEALEELRTLRRVLLSDALILEERIQRMNAPKVATAIRTLNLRLYNAIRRMEPIAEIAFNRGIENLKEVVIE is encoded by the coding sequence ATGGAAGTTAGAAGAGTTCAAAAATTCGGGAAATCTACCCTTATGGTTTCACTTCCTGCTGATTGGGTAAAGGAAGTCAGCCTTAACCCAGGTGAGAGTATTTACCTTGAGGTAGATGAGGATGGCAGTCTGAAGGTTTACCCACCGAACCTGAAGACAGAGAATGCCCCAAGGGAAATGAAGGTGAAGATCTCAGTAACAACTTCACCTGAACTTGTAACCAGGATAATTTACAGTTTATATATTCTAGGATTCGACAGAATACTAATAGAGACAACTAATGGGCCGTTTAATGAGGACCTTCTGAGAAAGATAAAGGAGACAGCCAGGAGTTTAATAGGCCTAGAGATAGTTTCACAGGATGTAACTAGCATCCAGATACAATCATTTCTAGATCCAACCAAGTACAACATAGGTAGTCTGATAAACAGGTTAACCAACACACTCAAGCAAATGCTACACTACCTAAACCTTGGAATCAGGGAGGCTAGTAGAACCTTCCTACAGGAGGTTGTAGAACTGGAAAAGGAAGTTGATAGGCTCTATTACCTTTCCCTCAGACAATTACTTCTGGCTCAAGTGAACAGGAGCCTCGCCTACATGATAGGAGTCAAGAGGATACAAATTGTGGGCAATAGGATACTGATGAAGGCGGCGGAGGAAGCCGCTGATGAGATCAGTGAAGCTGCCAATGACTTACTCAGTTTACATCCTGAGGATCTAGCCCTACTCAAAATGTCGTGGGATAAGATGGACATGCTCATAGATCAAACCGCTGTTGTGATAGATCACGTAGTTAAGGTCTTGAACAAGGAGGATATTAAACTAGTGAACGAGGCGTTGGAAGAGTTGAGGACATTGAGAAGAGTTCTCCTCTCCGACGCTCTGATCCTTGAGGAAAGAATACAGAGAATGAACGCTCCCAAGGTGGCAACTGCAATTAGAACCCTGAACCTCAGACTATATAATGCCATAAGAAGGATGGAACCCATTGCTGAGATAGCGTTCAACAGAGGTATAGAGAACCTAAAAGAAGTTGTAATAGAATAG
- a CDS encoding 50S ribosomal protein L39e has product MSRYKPSGLKKRLNKALKSNSSVPAWVILKTNGEVRFNPKRRNWRRNDLKV; this is encoded by the coding sequence ATGAGCAGATACAAACCATCTGGTCTAAAGAAGAGGTTAAACAAGGCACTAAAGTCAAACTCCTCCGTACCAGCCTGGGTCATTCTCAAGACCAACGGCGAAGTTAGATTTAATCCAAAGAGAAGGAACTGGAGAAGAAACGACCTTAAGGTGTAA
- a CDS encoding 50S ribosomal protein L1 gives MIVPKEKIEEAVKQALSKENNPKRGFTQSVELIIAFKDVDMKRGDIKLREAIVLPKPPSKPRNVLVVPSLEQMESAKRAEPNVILSKEELQKLQGAKRAVKKLASKNQWFLIAQDSMSLAGRILGPSLGPRGKFPTPLPSSSDVSEYILRYKRSTLVKTKDQPQTQTFVGTEDQPSGDLAENVFAVLNSIEGKIKGPAYIKAIYVKTSMGKPVQINLK, from the coding sequence ATGATAGTCCCAAAGGAGAAAATTGAGGAGGCAGTTAAGCAGGCACTCTCTAAGGAGAATAACCCCAAGAGGGGGTTCACACAAAGCGTCGAGTTGATCATCGCCTTTAAGGACGTGGACATGAAGAGGGGTGACATAAAGCTCAGGGAGGCAATAGTCCTACCGAAACCGCCATCAAAGCCCAGGAACGTCCTTGTGGTTCCGTCGCTGGAACAGATGGAATCGGCAAAGAGGGCTGAACCCAACGTTATCCTGTCCAAGGAGGAACTTCAGAAACTCCAGGGCGCAAAGAGGGCCGTGAAGAAGCTAGCGAGTAAGAATCAATGGTTCCTTATAGCTCAGGACTCCATGTCCCTAGCAGGTAGGATCTTGGGTCCGTCCCTAGGACCCAGGGGGAAGTTTCCAACCCCCTTACCCTCATCTTCAGATGTTTCTGAGTACATTCTCAGATATAAGAGATCTACCCTAGTGAAAACAAAGGACCAGCCACAGACCCAGACCTTCGTTGGAACCGAGGATCAGCCATCTGGGGACCTTGCGGAGAATGTGTTCGCTGTCCTCAATAGCATAGAGGGAAAGATAAAGGGGCCAGCCTACATCAAAGCTATATACGTGAAAACCTCTATGGGTAAACCAGTTCAGATTAATCTGAAGTGA
- a CDS encoding nicotinate phosphoribosyltransferase, which translates to MKLHIATSQEIREGKITDIYFERTSRALEKAGITDVKVRMEFHSYGLPKGYEWGVFAGLEEALYLLEGRNVDVYAMDEGTLFREIEPVLVIEGNYLEFGILETALLGVLRHASSIATKAARIKSLAMDKQVIFFGLRSVHPAIAPMVDRSAYIGGMDGVSGAFSERELGVKPSGTMPHALMLAVGDNVEAWKIFDAGVESDVPRIILVDTFEDERTEALKAARLLGKKLYGIRLDTPSSRRGNFKKIIQEVRWTLNLHGFTDVKIIVSGGLDEAQVVELRDYVDGFGVGTSVAFPESVDFSADIVEKFVDGKWIPITKRGKWPGFKQVYRCGTEDHIVPWGKEMECEPLLKKYMEKGKLTRSLPTPSEIRERVLSQLKKISVPAQQER; encoded by the coding sequence GTGAAGTTACACATAGCTACATCACAGGAAATAAGGGAGGGAAAGATAACTGACATATATTTCGAAAGAACCTCAAGGGCGTTGGAGAAGGCTGGAATAACCGACGTGAAGGTTAGGATGGAGTTTCACTCTTACGGATTGCCGAAGGGCTACGAATGGGGAGTTTTTGCGGGTTTAGAGGAGGCACTGTACCTCTTGGAAGGTAGGAATGTAGATGTTTATGCAATGGATGAGGGAACATTGTTCAGGGAAATCGAGCCCGTCCTGGTAATAGAGGGGAACTATCTGGAGTTTGGGATCTTGGAGACAGCACTTCTTGGCGTTTTAAGGCATGCCAGCAGTATTGCAACCAAGGCTGCTAGAATAAAGAGCCTTGCCATGGACAAGCAGGTCATATTTTTCGGTCTCAGATCAGTTCATCCAGCTATAGCGCCCATGGTTGATAGGTCGGCCTATATAGGCGGAATGGATGGAGTTTCAGGCGCATTTAGCGAAAGGGAATTGGGAGTTAAGCCCTCCGGTACCATGCCCCATGCATTAATGCTCGCTGTGGGGGATAATGTAGAGGCTTGGAAGATATTTGATGCAGGCGTTGAATCTGACGTTCCGAGGATAATCCTAGTGGACACCTTTGAGGATGAAAGAACCGAGGCTCTCAAGGCAGCTCGACTTCTGGGCAAAAAGCTATACGGAATTAGACTCGATACTCCCTCAAGTAGGAGGGGGAACTTTAAGAAAATTATTCAGGAAGTTAGATGGACCCTTAATCTTCACGGGTTTACTGATGTAAAGATTATAGTGAGTGGAGGCTTAGATGAGGCTCAAGTAGTTGAGTTGCGGGACTACGTAGACGGCTTTGGGGTTGGGACAAGCGTTGCCTTCCCGGAGAGCGTGGACTTCAGTGCGGACATCGTTGAGAAATTTGTGGACGGAAAATGGATCCCCATCACAAAGAGGGGTAAGTGGCCTGGATTCAAGCAAGTGTATCGATGTGGAACGGAGGATCATATAGTTCCTTGGGGGAAGGAAATGGAATGCGAGCCTCTTCTCAAAAAGTATATGGAGAAAGGAAAACTAACTAGAAGCTTACCAACTCCTTCAGAGATAAGAGAAAGGGTCCTATCCCAGCTCAAGAAAATTTCAGTGCCCGCGCAACAGGAGAGATAG
- a CDS encoding 30S ribosomal protein S19e, translating to MITANMVPPDLLVKRLSDYIKNNVSEVQPPDWSLITKTASFKERIPDDPQSWWYMRAASILRKLYVLEHFGVSESTRLYGGLKRRGTKPPVSARAPGHSTRLIFQQLERAGLVAKTRGARKGRVLTPKGRSLLDKMAHEIFIDLANNNPALKKYLE from the coding sequence ATGATCACAGCTAACATGGTACCGCCAGACTTGCTGGTCAAAAGATTATCAGATTACATTAAGAATAATGTTAGTGAGGTTCAACCCCCAGATTGGTCACTCATCACAAAGACAGCCTCCTTCAAGGAGAGAATTCCGGACGACCCACAGTCCTGGTGGTATATGAGGGCAGCATCTATCCTCAGGAAACTTTACGTTCTGGAGCACTTTGGAGTCTCTGAGTCCACTAGATTATATGGAGGCCTTAAGAGAAGGGGAACAAAGCCACCAGTTTCAGCCAGAGCCCCAGGTCACTCAACTAGGTTAATATTTCAGCAACTGGAAAGGGCCGGCCTAGTTGCTAAGACAAGGGGAGCTAGGAAAGGTAGGGTCCTAACACCTAAGGGAAGGTCTCTCTTAGATAAAATGGCTCACGAAATCTTTATAGATCTAGCAAACAATAATCCTGCTTTGAAGAAATACTTGGAGTGA
- the rpl18a gene encoding 50S ribosomal protein L18Ae yields the protein MTEVKTFMVKGAALFNESEFPVRQSFTKYVRALNEEQAKEKVYMDLGSKNKIKRRNITFLEIKEVDPSTVKEKRIKELSKIDKIIL from the coding sequence ATGACTGAAGTTAAAACTTTCATGGTTAAGGGGGCTGCTCTCTTCAACGAGAGCGAATTTCCAGTAAGGCAGAGCTTCACTAAGTACGTGAGAGCGCTTAACGAAGAACAAGCGAAAGAGAAGGTTTACATGGATCTGGGAAGCAAAAACAAGATCAAGAGGAGGAACATAACCTTCCTAGAGATCAAGGAAGTAGATCCGTCAACGGTTAAAGAAAAAAGGATAAAAGAACTATCTAAGATAGATAAAATAATATTGTGA
- a CDS encoding translation initiation factor IF-6 gives MNLQRFSIFGSDNIGVYIFTNDKYTIIPTNLDKQSKSIIQENLNTELIETTVADSFLTGIFVAGNNETILLPRIVRDVEINAIKSVAKDVNIEVVDVRATALGNVILANDNAALVYPEFSDAEMNIIGKALNVKEIRKGTIAQVLVVGSAGVVTSKGGLLHVEATEEEVKSLSSFFKVNLDVGTVNFGSAFIRSGMVANSHGILVGSSTTGPEILRIQRAFSD, from the coding sequence ATGAATCTACAAAGATTTAGCATATTCGGTAGCGACAACATCGGAGTTTACATTTTTACAAACGATAAGTACACCATTATCCCGACCAATCTAGATAAACAAAGCAAGAGCATAATACAGGAGAACCTTAATACAGAGCTTATCGAGACCACCGTCGCTGACAGTTTCCTGACGGGGATATTTGTAGCTGGAAATAATGAAACAATTCTCCTTCCTAGGATCGTAAGAGACGTTGAAATTAACGCAATTAAGAGCGTTGCTAAGGACGTAAACATTGAAGTAGTTGACGTTAGAGCCACTGCCCTAGGTAATGTTATCTTGGCTAATGATAATGCGGCCCTGGTCTATCCTGAATTTTCCGATGCTGAGATGAACATCATTGGTAAGGCCTTGAACGTTAAGGAGATAAGGAAAGGAACTATTGCTCAAGTTTTGGTTGTTGGGTCAGCGGGAGTTGTCACATCAAAGGGAGGTCTCCTTCATGTTGAGGCGACAGAGGAGGAGGTTAAGTCGTTAAGTTCATTTTTCAAGGTTAACCTAGACGTGGGGACTGTGAACTTTGGAAGCGCTTTCATCAGAAGCGGAATGGTGGCAAATAGCCATGGAATACTCGTTGGCTCCTCAACTACCGGGCCAGAGATTTTAAGAATACAAAGAGCCTTTAGTGATTGA
- a CDS encoding 50S ribosomal protein L10: MITMSITEERKIPKWKIDEVAELEEKIKNSSTVMIADIQGFPTDKLHEIRKKLRGKAEIKVTKNTLFLIAAKRAGIDVSKIENYITGSNAFIFSNDNPFAISIFLSKFKLKRYPMPGDKADEEVVIPAGDTGMTAGPILSTFGKLKVQTKVQDGKVHVVKDTVIAKPGDPIPPEAAPILQKLGIMPVYVKLKLKAAYHEGLVIPVSELEINLDQYSSMVAEASRNSLALGVEIAYPVPEVLKLTIGKAHMRALALAGESGFLTPDTANSVLSRAVAKAYALVSALGGKVDLGVEVPKQQTVQQEKKEEKKEEEEKKGPSDEDVGGGLSSLFG, encoded by the coding sequence GTGATCACCATGAGCATAACAGAGGAAAGGAAAATCCCAAAATGGAAGATTGACGAAGTAGCTGAGCTAGAGGAAAAGATCAAGAACTCTAGCACCGTCATGATTGCTGACATCCAAGGATTCCCCACAGACAAGCTACACGAGATTAGGAAAAAGTTAAGGGGAAAGGCAGAGATCAAAGTGACCAAGAACACCCTCTTCCTAATTGCTGCGAAGAGGGCAGGGATTGACGTCAGCAAAATCGAGAACTATATCACGGGGAGTAACGCCTTCATTTTCTCCAATGACAACCCCTTTGCGATCTCAATCTTCCTATCCAAGTTTAAGCTAAAGAGGTATCCAATGCCCGGAGACAAGGCGGACGAGGAGGTCGTGATTCCCGCAGGAGACACTGGAATGACTGCAGGACCAATACTCAGCACCTTTGGAAAGCTCAAGGTTCAGACCAAGGTACAGGATGGTAAGGTTCATGTAGTGAAGGACACCGTGATCGCGAAGCCTGGGGATCCAATACCTCCTGAGGCTGCCCCAATACTTCAGAAGTTAGGAATAATGCCAGTCTACGTCAAGCTGAAACTTAAGGCTGCATATCACGAAGGGTTAGTTATACCAGTAAGTGAGCTGGAGATCAACCTAGATCAATATTCCTCCATGGTCGCAGAGGCCTCAAGAAATTCCCTAGCTCTAGGCGTCGAGATAGCCTACCCAGTGCCAGAGGTCCTCAAGTTGACCATAGGGAAGGCCCACATGAGAGCATTAGCCCTTGCTGGAGAGTCGGGCTTCCTAACTCCAGACACTGCCAACTCAGTCCTAAGCAGGGCAGTAGCCAAGGCCTACGCATTGGTCTCGGCCTTGGGTGGGAAGGTAGATCTAGGGGTAGAGGTTCCAAAACAACAGACGGTCCAGCAAGAGAAGAAGGAGGAGAAGAAGGAAGAGGAGGAGAAGAAGGGTCCAAGCGACGAGGACGTAGGAGGAGGACTCTCCTCCCTGTTCGGATAA
- a CDS encoding DNA-binding protein, producing MSQDDYSDPELEELLRRRAQTESRRAAEERQRKAELEARKDALLRSILTPEARQRLSNVKLVKPELAESLEDQLIALAQSGRIRVPVTDEELKEILSQIAGQSKRDFKIQIRERGWK from the coding sequence ATGTCCCAGGATGACTATTCTGATCCAGAGCTTGAGGAACTTCTAAGGAGAAGGGCTCAAACAGAGAGCAGGAGGGCTGCTGAGGAGAGACAAAGGAAAGCAGAACTAGAGGCAAGGAAGGATGCTTTACTTCGTTCCATTTTGACGCCAGAGGCAAGACAGAGGCTAAGTAACGTAAAGTTAGTCAAACCAGAACTAGCAGAATCGCTGGAGGACCAGCTAATTGCCCTAGCTCAAAGCGGAAGGATAAGGGTGCCTGTCACAGACGAAGAGCTTAAGGAGATCTTATCCCAAATAGCGGGTCAGTCAAAGAGAGACTTTAAGATCCAGATAAGGGAGAGGGGTTGGAAATGA
- the ftsY gene encoding signal recognition particle-docking protein FtsY, whose translation MNCFDRLKKAFSSFTEKLSNKFEKEEPREEQKQEENVPQISPSQAQPSQETVSQPPQEPTPQPAQPVQSRKEVEEKPKEKESKSGFFSFFKYREIKEEDISDLIEELRIELLEDDVSLEVTDKILEDLKNTLVGQKVSRRENIEELIQESLKKSLREILRKNYRERDMIETIKSSKKPYVIVFFGVNGVGKTTTIAKFAMLLRKNGLSVIIAASDTFRAAAQEQLAYHATKLEVPLVKGKYGGDPASVAFDAIQSAKSRGIDVVLVDTAGRMHTDKDLTEELKRVVRVAKPDLKILVLDSLAGNDALQQAEYFEKNVGYDAVILTKVDADAKGGVALSLAYKLGKPVIYLGMGQDYESLIKFDPDWFADRLLS comes from the coding sequence GTGAACTGTTTCGACAGGTTAAAGAAAGCCTTTTCGTCCTTTACAGAGAAACTTTCCAATAAGTTCGAGAAAGAGGAACCTAGGGAGGAACAAAAACAGGAGGAAAATGTTCCTCAAATCTCTCCTTCTCAAGCTCAACCCTCACAAGAGACTGTGTCTCAGCCACCACAGGAACCAACGCCTCAACCAGCTCAACCGGTACAGTCTAGGAAAGAGGTTGAGGAAAAACCCAAGGAGAAGGAGTCCAAGTCTGGCTTCTTTAGTTTCTTCAAGTACAGGGAAATTAAGGAGGAGGACATCTCTGACCTCATTGAGGAGCTCAGGATAGAACTCCTTGAAGATGACGTCTCCCTCGAGGTAACGGATAAGATCTTAGAGGACCTGAAGAACACCCTTGTGGGTCAGAAGGTCTCAAGAAGGGAAAACATTGAGGAGCTTATACAGGAGTCACTAAAAAAATCACTAAGGGAGATTCTAAGAAAAAATTACAGAGAAAGAGACATGATTGAAACCATTAAGAGTTCCAAGAAACCCTACGTTATAGTGTTCTTTGGAGTTAACGGCGTGGGGAAGACGACCACAATTGCAAAGTTCGCCATGTTACTTAGGAAGAATGGGTTATCCGTGATCATAGCTGCTTCAGACACCTTCAGGGCAGCGGCTCAGGAACAGCTCGCCTATCATGCAACTAAACTCGAGGTTCCACTGGTCAAGGGAAAATATGGGGGAGATCCAGCCTCAGTGGCCTTTGACGCAATCCAGTCCGCCAAGAGTAGAGGTATAGACGTAGTCCTAGTGGACACGGCCGGAAGGATGCATACCGACAAGGACTTAACGGAGGAACTCAAGAGAGTGGTAAGGGTAGCCAAGCCAGACCTCAAGATCCTTGTTCTAGATTCGCTGGCAGGAAATGATGCACTACAACAGGCTGAGTATTTCGAGAAGAACGTGGGGTATGACGCCGTTATCCTCACGAAGGTTGATGCAGACGCCAAGGGAGGAGTAGCCCTTTCTCTGGCATATAAGCTGGGGAAACCCGTGATCTATCTGGGAATGGGTCAGGATTACGAATCCCTTATTAAGTTTGACCCAGATTGGTTCGCGGACAGATTATTAAGTTAA
- a CDS encoding 50S ribosomal protein L31e, whose protein sequence is MEQKDNFEMVINLRKAHDSKRPKKFKSAVNLIRGTVSRHFGAEKVILDPFLLSYISSNSKDKITRRVRVVVTKIGEKTFLVKLAVKP, encoded by the coding sequence ATGGAGCAGAAGGATAATTTTGAGATGGTTATAAACTTAAGGAAAGCACACGACTCCAAAAGGCCAAAGAAGTTCAAGAGCGCGGTCAATCTGATAAGGGGGACTGTATCGAGGCACTTTGGTGCAGAAAAAGTGATTCTAGATCCATTTCTACTTAGCTATATCTCTTCAAACTCTAAGGATAAAATAACGAGAAGAGTGAGAGTGGTAGTCACTAAGATAGGAGAAAAGACTTTTCTTGTGAAGCTAGCAGTGAAGCCTTAA
- a CDS encoding 50S ribosomal protein L11: MAKKSIKVVVEGGNVKPGPPLAPTLSQLGLNVGEVVKKINEATSQFKGMTVPVTLDVDTDTKKYEVSVGVPTTTSLLVKKAGASGPSGDPEHKKIGNISMDDVIEVAISKKPSLTAKELKGAVKSILGTAKSIGLTVDNKDPKLVVREVEEGKYDDKIKEMEEKWSSG; encoded by the coding sequence ATGGCTAAAAAATCCATAAAAGTAGTGGTAGAGGGAGGGAACGTAAAACCCGGTCCACCCCTCGCCCCAACCCTATCCCAACTTGGGTTAAACGTTGGGGAAGTGGTCAAGAAGATAAATGAGGCCACGTCTCAGTTCAAGGGGATGACAGTCCCCGTCACACTGGACGTGGACACGGACACTAAGAAGTATGAGGTGTCCGTGGGAGTTCCGACCACTACTTCTCTCCTTGTGAAGAAGGCAGGAGCAAGCGGTCCATCTGGGGATCCAGAGCACAAGAAAATAGGTAACATCTCCATGGATGATGTGATTGAGGTCGCTATCTCGAAGAAGCCATCCCTAACAGCCAAGGAACTGAAGGGAGCTGTGAAGAGTATCCTGGGAACAGCTAAATCAATTGGCCTAACAGTGGATAACAAGGATCCCAAGCTAGTGGTGAGAGAAGTAGAAGAAGGTAAATATGACGATAAGATAAAGGAAATGGAGGAAAAGTGGTCTTCAGGGTGA
- a CDS encoding preprotein translocase subunit SecE — protein sequence MGLADRIKKLREDWKRIISVAKKPDKSMFYLNLRVTLIVLLFVGLLAFLVQLAFSILLG from the coding sequence ATGGGCTTAGCTGATAGGATAAAGAAACTCAGGGAAGATTGGAAAAGGATAATCAGCGTCGCCAAGAAACCAGACAAGAGCATGTTCTACCTGAACTTGAGAGTAACACTTATTGTCCTTCTCTTCGTAGGCTTACTGGCATTTCTAGTCCAATTAGCCTTCTCTATTCTTCTAGGTTAG
- the rpl12p gene encoding 50S ribosomal protein P1, with amino-acid sequence MEYIYASLLLHTAKKEITEDAVKSVLSAAGVEVDEVRVKAVVAALKEVNIDEVLKNATAMPVAAAPAAAPAQEAKKEEKKEEEEKKGPSDEEIAGGLSSLFG; translated from the coding sequence ATGGAATACATATACGCAAGTTTGCTTTTGCACACAGCAAAGAAGGAAATAACTGAGGACGCAGTGAAAAGCGTACTCAGTGCTGCTGGAGTTGAGGTTGACGAGGTCAGAGTGAAGGCAGTAGTGGCTGCCCTAAAGGAGGTAAACATTGACGAAGTTCTAAAGAACGCTACCGCAATGCCCGTCGCCGCTGCACCAGCTGCAGCTCCAGCACAGGAGGCAAAGAAGGAGGAGAAGAAGGAAGAGGAGGAGAAGAAGGGTCCAAGCGACGAGGAAATTGCTGGAGGACTCTCCTCCCTGTTCGGATAA
- the pfdA gene encoding prefoldin subunit alpha, translating to MAESNNRMVVSLEDLLAQADALRKEIDALQKLRDEIAESLNAARSAKEAINLIKGQGKDLLLSADRRGFVLLKVTEIPSSKVLVNLGLGYYAEIEPDQASKILDEREEQLNKSLQDITARLNNAVNAYTQIAEILNRAQQQQGE from the coding sequence ATGGCTGAATCCAACAACAGAATGGTGGTTAGCCTAGAGGATTTGCTGGCTCAAGCAGATGCACTCAGAAAGGAGATAGACGCTCTTCAGAAGCTTAGGGACGAGATAGCGGAGTCGCTTAATGCAGCAAGGAGTGCCAAGGAGGCAATTAACCTAATAAAGGGACAGGGGAAGGACCTCCTGTTATCTGCAGATAGAAGAGGGTTTGTTCTGTTGAAGGTCACAGAGATTCCTTCCTCAAAGGTCTTGGTTAACTTGGGTTTAGGCTATTACGCCGAGATCGAGCCAGATCAGGCTTCCAAGATACTCGACGAAAGGGAAGAACAGCTAAATAAGAGCCTCCAGGACATTACGGCCCGGCTTAACAATGCAGTTAATGCCTACACCCAGATAGCCGAGATTCTGAACAGGGCTCAGCAACAGCAAGGTGAGTGA
- a CDS encoding transcription elongation factor Spt5 yields the protein MEAPKVRNFYAVKVTGGQEISVAIMLEERIKTNGIGDVYSIIVPPGLKGYVIVESSGPHVVKFIIAGIRHVRGVAPGLVPKDDIMKMVSKKQTGPSIKTGDMVEVVSGPFRGMQAQVMSYNADRGEVVLNILESAFPLQVTIPVDQIRPVKKT from the coding sequence GTGGAAGCACCGAAAGTTAGGAACTTCTATGCCGTGAAGGTTACAGGGGGTCAGGAAATAAGTGTCGCAATTATGCTTGAGGAGAGAATTAAGACAAACGGCATTGGAGACGTTTACTCCATCATAGTCCCGCCAGGACTCAAGGGATATGTTATTGTGGAGAGTTCTGGTCCACATGTGGTGAAGTTCATCATCGCTGGTATCAGGCATGTGAGAGGCGTTGCCCCTGGGCTTGTTCCCAAGGATGACATTATGAAGATGGTATCAAAGAAGCAGACAGGTCCTTCCATAAAGACAGGTGACATGGTGGAGGTCGTGTCAGGCCCATTCAGGGGAATGCAGGCCCAGGTCATGAGTTATAATGCGGATCGCGGAGAAGTAGTTTTAAATATACTAGAATCGGCCTTTCCTCTACAGGTAACAATACCTGTAGACCAAATTAGACCCGTTAAAAAGACGTAA